From the genome of Scytonema hofmannii PCC 7110, one region includes:
- the xisF gene encoding fdxN element excision recombinase XisF, which produces MRVYGYARVSTQEQAEEFDALNQQIARLKAAGAMEVLIDIESGRNDARKQFNELLKLVQQNQVDEIIITRVDRLGRSVITIHKTIDIFVRHNVNLRVLDAPVDPNSPFGWFSINQMSGLAEFESRLLSQRVKQGNEYFRQQLKFCVPPFGYAKDENHRLTPNKKIHEKSGKTYSELAKIIIDLILEMRSLKDVCNYIYNEYEIVFTVAGLRDWIKNLALQGHTAYFIKKKKGINREPIINFNTHEALITPATVDAIQQKLSANRRYRSSAKSTRGDYPLASLIKCTHCEGGMYRNFSRHKTRTEYMRCVNYNKPGKYHCKNSKCTRLREIVAKTIAALCEYAPKLIEHLENQSATTQVVNTKQIEKLTNELSVLRGLRSSNPDIIQAIAKIEATISTLSIPSRIVDNDTFENAKRKIVIASQATFWESLDDSELRAALAEFVEKVEVDSEGVVTPSFKLPLSLSSIHP; this is translated from the coding sequence ATGAGAGTTTACGGTTACGCCCGTGTTAGCACCCAAGAACAAGCGGAAGAGTTTGACGCACTCAATCAGCAAATAGCTAGATTAAAAGCAGCGGGTGCAATGGAAGTCTTGATTGACATTGAGTCGGGACGCAACGATGCTCGAAAACAATTTAATGAGTTGCTGAAGTTGGTACAACAAAACCAAGTTGACGAAATTATCATAACTCGTGTCGATCGCTTGGGTAGAAGTGTGATTACTATTCATAAGACAATCGACATTTTTGTGAGGCATAATGTCAATCTACGGGTACTCGATGCACCTGTCGATCCAAATAGCCCGTTTGGGTGGTTTAGCATCAACCAGATGTCCGGGCTTGCTGAGTTTGAATCAAGGCTATTGTCCCAACGGGTTAAACAAGGAAACGAGTATTTTCGTCAGCAATTAAAGTTTTGCGTTCCGCCCTTTGGATATGCCAAAGATGAAAATCATCGGTTAACGCCTAATAAAAAGATTCACGAAAAATCAGGAAAAACTTATTCTGAACTCGCAAAAATTATTATTGATTTAATCTTGGAAATGCGATCGCTTAAAGATGTATGTAATTATATTTACAACGAATATGAAATAGTTTTTACTGTTGCCGGTTTGCGAGATTGGATCAAAAACCTGGCTCTACAGGGACATACAGCTTATTTCATAAAAAAGAAAAAAGGTATTAATCGGGAACCAATAATCAATTTCAATACGCACGAAGCCCTAATTACCCCAGCCACAGTAGACGCAATTCAACAGAAATTGTCAGCAAATAGGAGGTATCGGAGTTCGGCAAAATCAACACGTGGCGACTATCCACTTGCAAGCTTAATTAAGTGTACCCATTGTGAAGGAGGTATGTACCGTAACTTTTCCCGACATAAAACGAGAACCGAGTATATGCGGTGCGTGAATTACAATAAACCAGGAAAATATCACTGCAAAAATTCAAAATGTACTCGATTGCGGGAAATTGTAGCCAAGACGATCGCAGCTTTATGCGAATATGCACCGAAATTAATCGAGCATCTGGAAAATCAATCGGCGACGACACAAGTTGTTAATACCAAGCAAATAGAAAAGTTAACTAACGAATTGTCAGTTTTGCGGGGACTTCGGAGTTCCAACCCAGACATAATTCAAGCGATCGCGAAAATAGAAGCAACCATTAGTACCCTATCAATTCCAAGTAGAATTGTTGATAACGATACTTTTGAAAATGCCAAGAGAAAAATCGTCATTGCTTCTCAAGCTACATTCTGGGAATCATTGGATGACTCAGAACTGCGAGCTGCATTGGCTGAGTTTGTAGAGAAGGTTGAAGTAGATTCAGAAGGGGTTGTAACTCCTAGTTTTAAATTGCCATTAAGTCTATCCTCAATACATCCGTAG
- a CDS encoding Uma2 family endonuclease, protein MQELRCIIPPYSPVPDIAIVACERFSDEDGPLDGAPDWLIEIRSPDQSTLDLQNKILHCLSNGTQLAWLIDLARQQIWVWQGDDLPVIYSGEQFLPSLGVLPELTVSAVMAMTRRQ, encoded by the coding sequence GTGCAAGAGCTACGCTGCATCATACCTCCCTACTCACCAGTACCAGATATTGCTATTGTTGCTTGCGAGCGCTTTTCCGATGAGGACGGGCCACTTGATGGAGCGCCAGATTGGTTAATTGAAATTCGCTCACCCGACCAAAGTACCTTAGACTTGCAAAACAAGATTCTTCACTGCCTCAGCAATGGAACGCAATTAGCTTGGTTAATCGATCTTGCCCGTCAGCAAATTTGGGTTTGGCAGGGAGATGACCTACCCGTAATTTATTCGGGAGAACAGTTTCTGCCAAGCTTAGGAGTTTTACCCGAACTAACAGTTAGCGCTGTTATGGCTATGACTCGGCGACAATAG
- a CDS encoding site-specific integrase, which produces MEKQGTDKYQQAFEDLEPVSSTDGSFLGSSLQAQQQREHMQNKVLLELERVNQRLKSAKTKVTIRVSNGSLQLRATLPLKPGDKNTNGTGRKQYNLSLNIPSNLDGLKTAEEEAYELGKLIARHSFQWNDKYLGNEATKKSFKTIGELLEKFEEEYFKTHKRTIKSEHTFFYYFSRTKRFTNPNDFASPENFIESIEKIDKEWSRYNAVRAIAAFCLTFKIEIDLSKYSKMPECNSRKIPSDEKICTGIMKFEDYLNTRGHQVNQDVKDSWQLWRWTYGMLAVYGLRPRELFINPDLDWWLSQENVDLTWKVHKDCKTGERQALPLHKQWIEDFDLRNPKYVEMLATAISKKDKNNYAETTALTQRVSWWFRKIGLDFKPYDLRHAWAIRAHILGIPIKAAADNLGHSVQVHTQTYQRWFSLDMRKLAMNQALSKRNEIEFIREENAKLRMENEKLKLEIEKLKMELVYKRS; this is translated from the coding sequence ATGGAAAAACAGGGTACTGACAAATATCAGCAAGCTTTTGAAGACTTAGAGCCAGTTTCATCCACTGATGGCAGTTTTCTTGGCTCAAGTCTGCAAGCACAGCAACAAAGAGAGCATATGCAAAATAAAGTATTACTGGAGTTAGAGAGAGTTAATCAGCGTTTGAAGTCAGCAAAGACAAAGGTGACAATTCGAGTATCGAACGGAAGCTTGCAGTTACGCGCTACGTTACCACTTAAACCGGGAGACAAGAACACAAACGGTACCGGAAGAAAGCAATATAATCTCAGTTTAAATATTCCCTCTAACTTAGATGGGTTGAAAACTGCTGAGGAAGAAGCATACGAATTAGGCAAGTTAATTGCAAGGCATAGCTTTCAATGGAATGATAAATATTTAGGAAATGAAGCTACTAAAAAAAGTTTCAAAACCATAGGAGAATTACTGGAAAAATTTGAAGAAGAGTATTTTAAAACACATAAACGAACTATAAAGAGCGAACACACTTTTTTCTATTACTTTTCTCGCACAAAACGATTTACTAATCCAAATGATTTTGCATCTCCAGAAAATTTCATAGAATCAATTGAGAAAATTGATAAGGAATGGTCAAGATATAATGCAGTTCGAGCGATCGCTGCATTTTGCCTCACATTCAAAATTGAAATTGATTTATCCAAATATTCCAAAATGCCTGAGTGCAATTCCCGGAAGATACCTTCAGACGAGAAAATATGTACGGGAATTATGAAATTTGAAGATTACTTAAATACTAGGGGACATCAAGTCAATCAAGATGTCAAAGATAGCTGGCAACTTTGGCGTTGGACGTATGGAATGTTAGCGGTTTATGGTTTGCGACCAAGAGAACTTTTTATTAATCCCGATCTTGATTGGTGGTTAAGCCAAGAAAATGTAGACTTGACATGGAAAGTTCATAAAGATTGTAAAACCGGAGAGAGACAAGCATTACCGTTACATAAACAATGGATTGAGGACTTTGATTTAAGAAATCCCAAATATGTAGAGATGTTAGCAACGGCAATTAGCAAGAAAGATAAAAATAATTATGCAGAAACAACAGCATTAACTCAAAGAGTAAGTTGGTGGTTTCGTAAAATCGGATTGGATTTTAAACCTTACGATTTACGCCATGCTTGGGCGATTCGGGCGCATATTCTAGGAATACCAATTAAAGCGGCGGCGGATAATTTAGGGCATAGCGTGCAAGTACATACTCAAACTTATCAGCGTTGGTTCTCGCTGGATATGAGGAAGCTAGCGATGAACCAGGCTTTGAGTAAGAGAAATGAAATTGAGTTTATTCGGGAGGAAAATGCGAAGTTGAGGATGGAAAATGAGAAGTTAAAGCTGGAGATTGAAAAGTTGAAAATGGAGCTTGTTTATAAGCGGAGTTAA
- the nifK gene encoding nitrogenase molybdenum-iron protein subunit beta: MPQNPEQIKDHAELFQQPEYQELFKNKKEQFEGGHSPEEVERVSEWTKSWEYREKNFAREALTVNPAKGCQPLGAIFAAAGFEGTLPFVQGSQGCVAYFRTHLSRHYKEPFSAVSSSMTEDAAVFGGLNNMIEGLQVAYQLYKPKMIAVSTTCMAEVIGDDLGAFIGNAKNADAIPKDFPVPFAHTPSFVGSHTTGYDNMMKGILSNLTEGKKKNTTNGKLNFVPGFDTYTGNNREIKRMLGLMGIDHTILADNSDYLDSPNNGEYNMYPGGTKLEDAADSINANGTVFLQRYTTQKTQEYIKDKWGQQTKVLRPWGVKGTDEFLMTLSELTGKPIPEELEIERGRLVDAMTDSYAWIHGKKFAIYGDPDLIVSVVSFLLELGAEPVHILCNNGDEEFKKEMQAILSASPFGKQATVWIQKDLWHLRSLLFTEPVDFFVGNSYGKYLWRDTKIPMVRIGYPLFDRHHLHRYPTVGYQGGLNLLNWVVNTLLDELDRNTNITGKTDISFDLIR; the protein is encoded by the coding sequence ATGCCTCAGAATCCAGAACAAATTAAAGACCACGCAGAACTGTTCCAACAACCAGAATACCAAGAGTTATTCAAGAACAAAAAAGAACAGTTTGAAGGCGGACACAGCCCCGAAGAAGTAGAACGGGTTTCTGAGTGGACAAAAAGCTGGGAGTACCGTGAAAAGAACTTTGCTCGTGAAGCATTAACCGTTAACCCTGCGAAAGGTTGTCAACCTTTAGGAGCTATTTTTGCTGCTGCTGGTTTTGAAGGTACTTTACCCTTTGTACAAGGTTCTCAAGGTTGCGTTGCTTATTTCCGTACTCACCTTAGCCGTCACTACAAAGAGCCGTTCTCCGCCGTTTCTTCTTCTATGACTGAAGATGCTGCTGTATTCGGTGGTTTGAACAACATGATTGAAGGTTTGCAAGTTGCTTACCAACTTTACAAGCCCAAAATGATTGCTGTTAGCACCACTTGTATGGCAGAAGTTATTGGTGATGACTTGGGCGCATTCATTGGTAATGCTAAGAATGCAGATGCAATTCCCAAGGATTTCCCCGTACCTTTTGCTCACACTCCTAGCTTTGTTGGTTCTCACACCACTGGCTATGACAACATGATGAAGGGAATTCTGTCTAATTTGACAGAAGGTAAGAAGAAAAATACCACCAACGGCAAGCTGAACTTTGTTCCTGGATTTGATACCTATACTGGTAACAACCGCGAAATCAAGCGGATGCTGGGCTTGATGGGAATTGACCATACCATCCTGGCTGATAACAGCGATTATCTGGATTCACCTAACAACGGTGAGTACAATATGTACCCAGGTGGTACCAAGCTAGAAGATGCGGCTGATTCTATCAATGCAAATGGAACCGTGTTCTTACAACGCTACACCACTCAGAAGACACAAGAGTATATCAAAGACAAGTGGGGTCAACAAACCAAGGTATTGCGTCCTTGGGGTGTTAAAGGAACTGATGAATTCCTAATGACACTGTCAGAATTAACTGGTAAGCCCATCCCTGAAGAGTTAGAAATCGAACGGGGACGCTTAGTAGATGCCATGACAGACTCCTATGCTTGGATTCATGGCAAGAAGTTCGCAATTTACGGCGATCCAGATTTAATCGTTAGTGTAGTTAGCTTCTTGTTGGAGTTGGGTGCTGAACCAGTACACATCCTCTGTAACAATGGCGATGAGGAATTCAAGAAAGAAATGCAAGCAATCCTCAGCGCTAGCCCCTTCGGTAAGCAAGCGACTGTTTGGATTCAAAAAGACTTGTGGCATCTACGCAGTCTCTTGTTCACTGAACCTGTAGACTTCTTTGTAGGCAACTCCTACGGTAAGTACCTGTGGCGCGATACCAAGATCCCAATGGTGCGGATTGGTTATCCTCTCTTCGACCGTCACCACCTGCACCGCTACCCAACCGTTGGTTACCAAGGTGGTTTAAACCTACTCAACTGGGTTGTTAACACGCTTCTGGATGAGTTGGATCGTAACACCAACATTACTGGTAAGACCGATATTTCCTTCGACTTGATTCGCTAG
- a CDS encoding DUF3303 domain-containing protein gives MLFMIIERSKDNDMLPIYQRVREEGRMFPEGLKYIDSWVEPNFSRCFQLMECNDLRLLQEWILKWRGSGATFEIVPVVSSKETQEVVNPFLDRLEY, from the coding sequence ATGTTATTCATGATTATTGAACGCTCCAAAGATAACGATATGCTGCCCATCTATCAGCGTGTTCGCGAGGAAGGAAGAATGTTTCCCGAAGGTCTGAAATACATTGATAGTTGGGTAGAACCTAATTTTAGTAGATGTTTTCAGCTTATGGAGTGTAATGATTTGCGCTTACTTCAGGAATGGATTCTGAAATGGCGTGGTTCGGGAGCGACTTTTGAAATTGTTCCGGTTGTGAGTAGTAAAGAGACTCAAGAAGTCGTTAATCCATTCCTCGATCGCTTGGAATATTAA
- a CDS encoding Mo-dependent nitrogenase C-terminal domain-containing protein → METVTHTHTHPNYHPPNNKKSGSFDILYPLRRLVDKIQIRNARLAHLLCQLIPCCCPFERDIKLFGRTFHIPPLCKLNPLYDEFVALRFRALSYLADECGEDITKYIC, encoded by the coding sequence ATGGAAACGGTAACTCATACCCACACTCATCCAAACTATCATCCACCAAACAACAAAAAATCTGGCTCCTTTGATATTCTATATCCTTTGCGTCGTTTGGTCGATAAAATTCAAATTAGAAATGCTCGCCTCGCTCATCTTCTTTGTCAACTGATTCCTTGCTGTTGTCCTTTTGAGCGAGATATTAAATTATTTGGACGTACTTTCCACATTCCGCCTCTTTGTAAACTCAATCCGTTATATGACGAGTTTGTTGCTTTGCGTTTCCGTGCTTTATCTTACTTAGCTGATGAATGTGGAGAAGATATTACGAAATATATTTGTTAG
- a CDS encoding HNH endonuclease: MAARRPIPKDTQTLVRQRANCLCEYCHASEQWQYVEFTIEHIIPLNKNGLDTIDNLALACFHCNRKKSDKTTAIDSDSGTEVPLFNPRRDNWNDHFI, encoded by the coding sequence ATGGCTGCACGTCGTCCAATTCCTAAAGATACCCAAACTCTGGTACGCCAGCGTGCTAATTGCCTTTGCGAATACTGTCATGCTTCTGAGCAATGGCAATATGTAGAGTTTACAATTGAACATATTATTCCATTAAACAAAAACGGATTAGATACGATTGATAACTTAGCGCTAGCCTGCTTTCACTGTAACCGTAAAAAATCTGATAAAACAACAGCTATTGATTCTGATTCTGGTACTGAAGTTCCTCTATTTAATCCAAGAAGAGATAATTGGAACGACCATTTCATTTAG
- a CDS encoding nidogen-like domain-containing protein: protein MSHKYFLGFLTTALLVTLTGQSSFAFSITPDQTQQIKDSDGTYKYEDYYELRQGVTRLNAWPDLSPGKPFPPDPRRELNKGQVVEIRPGGTDGLLSLLNERFGRFWEFVPKGNLAGSFNVENYFACGSDFRCENDGRGVSNAVGAFFKLNYIPGEGDPTGSTVHWIQRILVNYGVDENDQLINDQVLQDILDIRPYAESPYYDESYRGSTPTTFIDLSHVQDPYNKTNHYFYAETYLVNEVPGGTTDPQTGIVKRKVEIYSGGRWGWENTYESKNFEKTFYDSLFSSREQDNFRLSELIPGAKFYAYINNDIPGNICNPNTYLEARYESDNKRYDNDSSPVGDGFASALTGNVLSDGTINLTVGAYGDGGSHIRGKDGGKYELTVKVFKDENDFPYVIGASSGGGGVGIERPGTTQQNPIFPNAREGGWQVFRNVSSCRWYDPTTSYGFEFQALDDTLFTEILDFPALGDNQFNVSVGDTVVGSYSPGQNLDFVSLFGQGVSNFKITGIDSKSPTEETAFPIQLAFNNRIGSFKMRPFSETFLDKTDDGSFGPFSFGFNLPFFGQNYNSFYVNNNGNVSFGKSVGAFTPQSLKTQTLAPMIAPYWADVDTRGTGTVSVKTGIPNEVTVTWDKVGYYSQRTDKTASFQMILRGPDYPIPDGEGNLGFFYKDVQWETTNSSIIPAAIGFGDGLLGVNPGEYTLNGSQQPGISQLVKNKFYWFNLPTTSSTSCTSGCTQARTARSASLRFPIFDSDETSEKPKSTTEPTSALGLIALLSWGIIRTLKIKKSSRQ, encoded by the coding sequence ATGTCACACAAATACTTTTTGGGTTTTTTGACAACTGCTCTGTTAGTTACGTTAACAGGTCAGTCAAGTTTTGCGTTCAGTATTACACCAGACCAAACACAACAAATAAAGGACAGCGATGGAACTTATAAATATGAGGATTACTATGAATTACGTCAGGGCGTTACAAGGTTAAATGCTTGGCCAGACTTAAGTCCAGGGAAACCCTTTCCGCCAGATCCACGGCGAGAACTTAACAAAGGACAAGTGGTTGAGATAAGACCAGGTGGAACAGATGGTTTGTTATCTCTACTAAATGAAAGATTTGGAAGGTTCTGGGAATTTGTCCCAAAAGGTAATTTGGCAGGTAGTTTCAACGTCGAGAACTATTTCGCCTGCGGTTCAGACTTTCGTTGTGAAAATGATGGAAGAGGAGTATCTAACGCAGTTGGAGCTTTTTTCAAATTAAATTACATTCCTGGAGAAGGCGATCCTACTGGTAGTACAGTCCACTGGATTCAACGAATACTTGTTAACTACGGTGTTGATGAAAATGACCAACTCATAAACGATCAAGTACTTCAAGATATACTCGATATTCGCCCATACGCTGAAAGTCCTTACTATGATGAATCCTATCGCGGATCGACCCCAACTACTTTCATTGACTTGTCACACGTCCAAGACCCCTATAATAAGACAAACCACTACTTCTATGCTGAAACCTATTTAGTGAACGAGGTTCCTGGAGGAACTACAGATCCTCAGACAGGGATAGTAAAAAGGAAGGTAGAAATTTATAGCGGAGGAAGATGGGGTTGGGAAAACACGTATGAATCTAAAAACTTTGAAAAAACTTTTTACGATAGCCTATTCTCTAGTAGAGAACAAGACAATTTCCGTCTGTCCGAACTTATTCCAGGAGCAAAATTCTATGCCTACATAAATAATGATATACCAGGAAATATCTGTAACCCAAATACATATTTGGAAGCAAGATATGAGAGCGATAACAAGCGTTATGACAATGATAGTAGTCCTGTAGGAGATGGCTTTGCTTCTGCGTTAACTGGTAATGTTTTGAGTGATGGCACTATTAACCTAACTGTAGGTGCATATGGTGATGGTGGAAGTCATATTCGTGGCAAAGATGGAGGAAAGTATGAGCTTACTGTCAAAGTGTTTAAAGATGAAAATGATTTTCCATATGTTATAGGTGCGAGTAGTGGAGGTGGTGGCGTAGGTATCGAACGTCCAGGTACAACTCAACAAAATCCTATCTTTCCTAATGCAAGAGAGGGAGGCTGGCAAGTATTTCGTAACGTTTCAAGCTGTCGCTGGTATGACCCGACGACCTCCTATGGGTTTGAATTTCAAGCCCTTGACGATACCCTATTTACTGAGATTTTAGATTTTCCCGCTCTTGGGGATAATCAATTTAACGTCTCAGTTGGAGATACCGTTGTTGGTTCCTACAGTCCTGGACAGAACCTAGACTTTGTCTCCTTGTTTGGTCAAGGTGTCTCTAACTTTAAAATCACTGGCATTGATTCCAAAAGTCCAACAGAAGAGACGGCTTTCCCTATTCAACTGGCATTTAACAATAGAATTGGTAGCTTCAAAATGCGCCCATTCTCGGAAACATTTCTCGACAAAACTGATGATGGCTCATTTGGTCCGTTTTCCTTTGGTTTTAATCTGCCCTTTTTCGGACAAAACTACAACAGTTTTTACGTCAACAACAACGGCAATGTTTCGTTTGGCAAATCAGTTGGAGCATTTACACCACAATCTCTGAAAACACAAACTTTGGCTCCGATGATTGCCCCTTACTGGGCTGATGTTGATACTCGTGGCACAGGGACTGTATCAGTAAAAACGGGTATTCCCAACGAAGTGACTGTCACCTGGGACAAAGTGGGATATTACAGCCAGCGCACGGATAAAACAGCTTCTTTTCAAATGATACTGCGCGGACCCGATTACCCCATTCCTGATGGTGAAGGTAATCTCGGCTTCTTCTATAAAGATGTTCAATGGGAAACAACTAACTCTAGCATTATACCCGCAGCTATTGGTTTTGGAGACGGATTATTAGGTGTGAATCCAGGAGAATACACCTTAAATGGCTCACAACAACCAGGCATTAGTCAGCTTGTGAAGAACAAATTTTATTGGTTTAATCTGCCAACAACAAGTAGCACAAGTTGTACGAGCGGGTGTACTCAAGCTCGTACTGCAAGAAGTGCTTCCTTAAGGTTCCCAATCTTTGATAGCGACGAAACTTCCGAAAAACCTAAATCTACCACAGAACCTACATCTGCATTGGGACTCATAGCACTTCTTTCTTGGGGCATTATCAGAACGCTAAAAATTAAAAAATCTTCACGGCAGTGA
- a CDS encoding O-antigen ligase family protein, with product MASSLPSAFSLKLLTGKLTTLLQWVNFSEKTSWRVPFSTHQQPIGLYSHRGHASKVLAAVASATLVGWQWQWINTPAAALASILIIPALLLTQTRAGLLALMVAAAYLLGRKHYKLLVPATLVCLLVIGMTTTTRHLDKLPLIKQITSDRVHLWEVSNRGILLRPLLGWGMDGFGTAYPEVQYRQKLVKVIRLGDFSFDYQDKNGKLQTAQLPTVKAHNLILDTILSVGLLGMLPYIGLFAFCMWQVIKSPSHGIEAVAVVYLAFTLTWFESAQFSHLVWWSLSFTGISQTRGKII from the coding sequence GTGGCGTCGTCCTTGCCATCAGCATTTTCCCTCAAGTTATTGACTGGAAAATTGACTACACTGCTACAATGGGTCAACTTTTCAGAGAAAACATCCTGGCGAGTACCATTTTCCACGCACCAACAGCCAATCGGCTTGTACTCCCACAGGGGTCATGCATCAAAAGTACTTGCAGCCGTCGCGAGCGCAACACTTGTTGGTTGGCAGTGGCAGTGGATAAATACTCCGGCTGCTGCTCTAGCCAGTATCCTCATTATCCCTGCGCTATTATTAACCCAAACCAGAGCAGGATTATTAGCCCTGATGGTAGCAGCTGCTTACTTACTAGGACGCAAGCATTACAAGTTGTTAGTCCCCGCCACTCTAGTATGTCTGTTGGTAATTGGCATGACCACGACTACCAGACATCTTGACAAATTACCACTGATTAAACAAATAACATCAGATCGAGTTCACCTGTGGGAGGTGTCAAATCGTGGAATTCTTCTGCGTCCCTTACTGGGATGGGGTATGGATGGTTTTGGTACAGCTTATCCAGAGGTACAGTATCGTCAAAAATTAGTAAAAGTTATTCGCTTGGGTGATTTTAGTTTTGACTACCAAGACAAGAATGGAAAACTTCAGACCGCACAGCTACCCACAGTCAAAGCGCACAATCTCATTTTAGACACAATTTTATCCGTAGGTTTACTGGGGATGCTACCTTATATAGGACTATTCGCATTCTGTATGTGGCAAGTTATTAAATCACCATCACACGGCATAGAAGCAGTGGCAGTTGTATATCTTGCGTTCACTCTGACATGGTTTGAGTCCGCTCAGTTTTCCCATTTGGTTTGGTGGTCACTCAGTTTCACAGGTATTTCACAGACTCGTGGCAAAATTATATAA
- a CDS encoding DUF4351 domain-containing protein: MLGVTIKETRVYQEIKEEGRQQEAANLIVRQLTKRFGELSGEMRSSISSLPLPVLEDLSEAFLDFTSVADLQSWLAALGS; the protein is encoded by the coding sequence ATGCTGGGAGTAACAATCAAGGAGACGCGAGTTTATCAGGAAATTAAGGAAGAAGGACGACAGCAAGAGGCTGCTAATCTGATTGTTCGACAGCTAACAAAGCGATTTGGAGAACTTTCTGGGGAAATGCGCTCTTCAATTTCTAGTTTGCCTTTGCCTGTTCTGGAAGATTTGAGTGAAGCATTTTTAGATTTTACCAGTGTGGCTGATTTGCAGTCTTGGTTAGCAGCTCTTGGGAGTTAA